The following coding sequences are from one Luteimonas sp. S4-F44 window:
- a CDS encoding MBL fold metallo-hydrolase, whose protein sequence is MSASLLSYFRTNRPIADYSASPQAEAGRFRNPVPRPPMGAAKTARLLWEMLFEKPVTTVPARAPSVSPLTAADLEAAPDRSAWRLGHSTVLLKLRGDFWLTDPVFSERASPVQWMGPKRFHAPPIALDALPPLRGVVLSHDHYDHLDRDTVRALADRAAVFLTPLGVGDRLIAWGVPAAKVQQFDWWQGTTIGDLRFTATPAQHFSGRGPFDSDRTLWASWVIEDRAADGDPGLRLFFSGDTGYFDGFAQIGQRFGPFDVAMVETGAYDRRWAFVHMQPEQTVQAHVDLGARVLLPVHNGTFDLAMHDWDEPFERVVAIAAERGVTLATPRMGERVDLTAPQASTAWWRD, encoded by the coding sequence GTGAGCGCCAGCCTGCTGTCGTACTTCCGGACCAATCGCCCCATCGCCGACTATTCGGCATCGCCGCAGGCCGAGGCCGGCCGGTTCCGCAACCCTGTACCGCGCCCGCCGATGGGGGCGGCCAAGACCGCGCGACTGCTGTGGGAAATGCTGTTCGAAAAGCCGGTCACGACCGTGCCCGCGCGGGCACCATCGGTGTCGCCGCTGACAGCGGCCGATCTCGAGGCTGCACCGGACCGCAGTGCCTGGCGGCTGGGCCACTCGACCGTGCTGCTGAAGCTTCGCGGCGACTTCTGGCTGACCGACCCAGTCTTCTCCGAGCGCGCTTCGCCGGTGCAATGGATGGGACCCAAACGCTTCCACGCCCCGCCGATCGCGCTCGATGCGTTGCCGCCGCTGCGGGGCGTGGTGCTGTCGCACGACCACTACGACCATCTCGACCGCGACACCGTGCGCGCCTTGGCCGACCGCGCGGCAGTGTTCCTGACGCCGTTGGGCGTGGGTGATCGGTTGATCGCCTGGGGCGTGCCGGCGGCCAAGGTGCAGCAATTCGACTGGTGGCAGGGCACCACGATCGGCGATCTGCGCTTCACGGCTACGCCGGCCCAGCACTTCTCCGGTCGCGGGCCGTTCGACAGCGACCGCACGCTGTGGGCCTCGTGGGTGATCGAGGACCGCGCGGCGGATGGCGACCCGGGCCTGCGGCTGTTCTTCAGCGGTGACACGGGCTACTTCGACGGATTCGCCCAGATCGGCCAGCGCTTCGGACCGTTCGATGTGGCGATGGTCGAGACCGGCGCCTACGACCGTCGCTGGGCCTTCGTGCACATGCAGCCCGAGCAGACCGTGCAGGCGCATGTCGACCTGGGCGCGCGCGTGCTGCTGCCGGTGCACAACGGCACCTTCGACTTGGCGATGCATGACTGGGACGAGCCGTTCGAGCGTGTTGTGGCGATCGCCGCCGAGCGCGGGGTCACGCTGGCAACGCCGCGCATGGGCGAGCGCGTGGACCTGACCGCGCCGCAGGCGTCGACCGCTTGGTGGCGCGACTAA
- a CDS encoding catalase family protein — protein sequence MSTPHPAAFQRYDPALAQPGPDEAALAAELDEVLLSISHKTWEDEGKGLRAVHAKSHGLLSAVVEVPAGLSPELAQGLFARPGRHPAVMRLSTTPGDLLADRVSTPRGVALRICDVPGARLDGSAGPGAQDFILVNGPQFNAPNGRTFLRSLKLLAKTTDRMDRTKKLISAILRGTERGLEAMGGESATLKAMGGEPPHHILGETFFTQLPLRHGDHIAKLQLVPVSSSLRALTDTRLDLSDDDALRDAVIAFFAAQGGEWELRAQLCTSLEEMPVDDATARWDEARSPFRTVARVIAPSQPAWTPERSTAIDDGMGFSPWHGLDAHRPLGELMRLRRSAYAASQDFRARKNGVALHPGCPFAAAARAAER from the coding sequence ATGTCCACCCCCCATCCAGCGGCATTCCAACGCTACGATCCCGCGCTCGCGCAGCCAGGCCCCGACGAGGCGGCGCTGGCGGCCGAACTCGACGAGGTCTTGCTGTCGATCTCCCACAAGACCTGGGAAGACGAAGGCAAGGGCCTACGCGCGGTGCATGCCAAGAGCCACGGCTTGCTGTCGGCCGTCGTCGAGGTGCCGGCGGGGCTGTCGCCCGAACTGGCACAGGGCTTGTTCGCACGGCCCGGCCGTCACCCCGCAGTGATGCGGCTGTCGACCACGCCCGGCGACCTCCTCGCCGACCGCGTCTCGACACCACGCGGGGTCGCGCTTCGGATCTGCGACGTGCCCGGCGCCCGCCTCGACGGCAGCGCCGGGCCGGGCGCGCAGGATTTCATCCTGGTCAATGGCCCGCAGTTCAACGCACCCAATGGACGTACGTTCTTGCGTAGCCTCAAGCTGCTGGCCAAGACCACCGACCGCATGGACCGCACCAAGAAGCTGATCTCGGCGATCCTGCGCGGGACCGAGCGTGGACTGGAGGCAATGGGTGGGGAGAGCGCCACGCTCAAGGCGATGGGCGGCGAGCCACCGCATCACATCCTCGGCGAGACGTTCTTCACGCAACTGCCGCTGCGTCACGGCGACCACATTGCCAAGCTGCAACTGGTGCCGGTATCGAGCTCGCTGCGCGCGCTTACCGACACGCGGCTCGACCTGTCCGACGACGACGCCCTGCGCGACGCTGTGATCGCGTTCTTCGCCGCGCAGGGCGGCGAATGGGAACTGCGCGCGCAGCTGTGCACCTCGCTCGAGGAGATGCCGGTCGACGATGCCACCGCGCGCTGGGATGAGGCGCGCAGCCCGTTCCGGACCGTGGCCCGCGTGATTGCACCGTCGCAGCCGGCGTGGACGCCCGAGCGCAGCACGGCGATCGACGACGGGATGGGGTTCAGCCCGTGGCACGGGCTGGACGCGCATCGCCCGCTGGGCGAGTTGATGCGCCTGCGACGCTCGGCTTACGCCGCCTCTCAGGACTTTCGCGCGCGCAAGAACGGCGTCGCCCTGCATCCAGGTTGCCCGTTCGCGGCCGCAGCACGCGCGGCTGAGCGCTGA
- a CDS encoding SAM-dependent methyltransferase — translation MAHLTGPLLTRDTADALTAARDAGMATWTGSLDLDRSTDTATLHATHWTWQGADYPWPGPLRERTIYQHDGEAWVAISRYGNALIKLVPTPWGPPTFEIDGIKMLPTAQTSPLDDARRKVALVAPQGARVLDTCGGLGYFAACCLDAGAAHVRSFEKNADVLWLRTCNPWSPDPEAAPWQGRLSLAHADVVTAIADLADASVDAILHDPPRFGIAGELYARTFYDQLGRVLRRGGRLFHYTGSPNRLTSGRDVPREVARRLEAAGFRAAPALDGVLATRR, via the coding sequence GTGGCTCACCTTACCGGCCCCCTGTTGACGCGCGATACCGCCGACGCGCTCACTGCGGCGCGCGATGCCGGCATGGCAACATGGACCGGTTCGCTGGACCTGGATCGCAGCACCGACACCGCGACGCTGCACGCGACGCACTGGACGTGGCAGGGCGCGGACTATCCTTGGCCTGGGCCGCTGCGCGAGCGCACCATATACCAACACGACGGCGAGGCCTGGGTCGCCATCTCGCGCTACGGCAATGCCTTGATCAAGCTCGTGCCCACGCCGTGGGGGCCGCCGACATTCGAGATCGACGGCATCAAGATGTTGCCCACCGCGCAGACATCGCCTCTGGACGATGCTCGCCGCAAGGTCGCGCTGGTCGCGCCGCAGGGCGCGCGCGTCCTCGACACCTGTGGCGGCCTGGGCTATTTCGCCGCGTGCTGCCTGGACGCGGGCGCGGCGCACGTGCGTTCGTTCGAGAAGAACGCCGACGTGCTGTGGCTGCGCACCTGCAATCCGTGGTCGCCCGATCCCGAGGCCGCGCCGTGGCAGGGACGTCTGTCGCTGGCGCATGCCGATGTCGTCACGGCTATCGCCGACCTCGCCGACGCCTCGGTGGATGCGATCCTGCACGACCCGCCGCGCTTCGGGATCGCCGGCGAGCTCTACGCGCGGACGTTCTACGACCAACTGGGCCGGGTCCTTCGGCGCGGTGGCCGGTTGTTCCACTACACCGGCAGCCCGAACCGCCTCACCAGTGGCCGCGACGTGCCGCGCGAGGTCGCGCGGCGGCTCGAGGCAGCGGGCTTTCGCGCGGCCCCCGCGCTTGATGGCGTGCTCGCGACGCGACGTTGA
- a CDS encoding outer membrane beta-barrel protein, protein MRTVLIPAAIATALCAPSAFAQGMGGDTYRPDLQVGQGNAFIAGNVGRTDGGTAGRFGTGNFHVFESRDGRKTGYGLVGGYRWKLAQNFGLGVEGGYTDLGNLVVKNAFRDDSVNQREDTNALRGWIAGGNARLNITPEWYVGARGGFFRASDNNSRYYNDVGQDLGLESGGRDGRNSWYAGVGTGWNATENFSIGVHYDYFRAKSGDLRDPVTGVKFEGPKRSTALLGLTAEYAF, encoded by the coding sequence ATGAGAACTGTCCTGATTCCTGCCGCAATTGCCACTGCCCTGTGTGCCCCGTCCGCATTCGCCCAGGGCATGGGCGGCGATACCTATCGCCCCGACCTGCAGGTCGGCCAGGGCAACGCCTTCATTGCTGGTAACGTCGGTCGTACGGACGGTGGCACGGCCGGTCGATTCGGCACCGGTAATTTTCACGTGTTCGAGAGCCGTGACGGCCGCAAGACCGGCTACGGCCTGGTCGGCGGCTATCGCTGGAAGCTGGCGCAGAACTTCGGCCTGGGCGTGGAAGGCGGCTACACCGACCTGGGCAACCTGGTGGTCAAGAACGCATTCCGCGACGACAGCGTCAACCAGCGCGAGGACACCAATGCGCTGCGCGGCTGGATCGCGGGCGGTAATGCCCGTCTGAACATCACGCCGGAGTGGTACGTGGGTGCACGTGGTGGCTTCTTCCGCGCCTCGGACAACAACTCGCGCTACTACAACGACGTCGGCCAGGATCTGGGCCTCGAAAGCGGCGGTCGCGATGGTCGCAACAGCTGGTACGCCGGTGTCGGCACCGGTTGGAACGCCACCGAGAACTTCAGCATTGGTGTGCATTACGACTACTTCCGCGCCAAGTCGGGCGACCTGCGCGATCCGGTCACCGGTGTGAAGTTCGAAGGTCCCAAGCGTTCGACCGCGCTGCTCGGCTTGACGGCCGAATACGCGTTCTGA
- a CDS encoding putative zinc-binding peptidase, whose translation MQLFKCDRCEQVLYFENTECLRCGARLGFVPEQVTLGALIPDGAAWRLQAAPAGPRYRFCANATHSACNWLLPADDSQRYCRACRHNRTIPDLSDDDRLQAWRRLEVAKRRLFYSLLRLRLPTPTVGSGDPEPLSFDFLADPPHGPRVMTGHDNGHITIALSEADDARREAARVSMGELYRTLLGHFRHEIGHYYWDRLVRDAGQAELARCRALFGDDRQDYGQALQRYYANGAPARWQDGHVSPYATMHPWEDWAETWAHYLHIVDTLEMAAAFGIRIAPDIAESATMEAEITFDPHHVANLQPLIDAWLPLTYAVNSLNRAMGQPDLYPFSIVPPVLEKMAYIHGLIRRAGGRGAVAQP comes from the coding sequence ATGCAGTTGTTCAAGTGCGACCGTTGCGAGCAGGTTCTATATTTCGAGAACACCGAGTGCCTGCGCTGCGGCGCGCGGCTGGGGTTTGTGCCCGAACAGGTCACACTGGGCGCGCTGATCCCTGACGGTGCGGCCTGGCGGCTGCAGGCCGCGCCCGCCGGTCCGCGCTACCGGTTCTGCGCCAACGCCACGCATTCGGCCTGCAACTGGCTGCTGCCTGCGGACGATTCGCAGCGCTATTGCCGCGCCTGTCGTCACAACCGCACGATTCCGGACCTGTCCGACGATGACCGGCTACAGGCCTGGCGGCGGCTCGAAGTCGCCAAGCGCCGGCTGTTCTACAGCCTGCTGCGCCTGCGCCTGCCCACGCCGACCGTCGGCAGCGGCGATCCCGAGCCGTTGTCGTTCGATTTCCTGGCCGACCCGCCGCACGGGCCCCGGGTGATGACCGGGCACGACAACGGGCACATCACCATCGCGTTGTCGGAAGCCGACGATGCCCGCCGCGAGGCGGCGCGGGTGTCGATGGGCGAGCTCTACCGCACCCTGCTGGGCCATTTCCGCCACGAGATCGGTCATTACTACTGGGACCGGCTGGTGCGCGACGCCGGACAGGCCGAGCTCGCCCGATGTCGCGCGCTGTTCGGCGACGATCGGCAAGATTACGGCCAGGCCCTGCAGCGCTACTACGCGAACGGCGCGCCCGCGCGTTGGCAGGACGGCCACGTCAGCCCCTACGCGACGATGCACCCGTGGGAAGACTGGGCCGAGACCTGGGCGCACTACCTGCACATTGTCGACACGCTGGAGATGGCCGCCGCGTTCGGCATCCGCATCGCGCCCGATATCGCCGAGAGCGCGACGATGGAGGCCGAGATCACCTTCGACCCCCATCACGTGGCCAACCTGCAACCGCTGATCGACGCCTGGCTGCCGCTGACCTACGCGGTCAACAGCCTCAACCGCGCGATGGGCCAACCCGACCTGTACCCATTCTCGATCGTCCCGCCGGTGCTGGAGAAGATGGCCTACATCCACGGCCTGATCCGGCGCGCGGGCGGGCGCGGCGCGGTTGCTCAGCCGTAG
- a CDS encoding alpha/beta hydrolase: MTRASSSSRVRLHIEDSGGAGRPVVLIHGWPLSAASWHAQVGPLKAAGYRVIAYDRRGFGRSDKPDNGYTYDTLADDLAGVLDDLDLRKVTLVGFSMGGGEVARYLARHGEARVHSAVFAAAVPPYLLKTEDNPEGPLPEEKADEMRAGLERDRDAFFDEFTTQFFSVDGTLKVDEAQRQDALALARQSDQTAALGCMEAFATTDFRTDLKAITVPVLVLHGDGDATVPFEGSGKRTHAAIRGSELVVVPDAPHGLNVSHADAFNRALLDFLAR, encoded by the coding sequence ATGACCCGTGCATCGTCTTCATCCCGTGTGCGTCTCCATATCGAGGACTCGGGTGGCGCCGGTCGCCCGGTCGTACTGATTCATGGTTGGCCGTTGTCGGCCGCCTCGTGGCATGCCCAGGTCGGCCCCCTGAAGGCGGCGGGCTATCGCGTGATCGCCTACGACCGCCGCGGGTTCGGACGTTCCGACAAGCCGGACAACGGCTACACCTACGACACCCTCGCCGACGACCTGGCCGGCGTGCTCGATGATCTCGACCTGCGGAAGGTCACGCTCGTCGGCTTCTCGATGGGCGGCGGCGAAGTGGCCCGCTACCTCGCCCGCCATGGTGAGGCGCGTGTGCACAGCGCGGTGTTCGCCGCCGCAGTGCCGCCGTATCTACTCAAGACCGAGGACAACCCCGAAGGCCCGCTGCCCGAAGAGAAGGCCGACGAGATGCGGGCAGGGCTCGAACGCGATCGCGACGCGTTCTTCGATGAGTTCACCACCCAGTTCTTCAGTGTCGACGGCACGCTCAAGGTCGACGAGGCCCAGCGCCAGGACGCGCTCGCGCTCGCACGTCAGTCCGATCAGACCGCGGCGCTGGGCTGCATGGAGGCCTTCGCGACGACCGACTTCCGCACCGACCTGAAGGCGATCACCGTGCCGGTGCTGGTGCTGCATGGTGACGGCGACGCGACCGTGCCGTTCGAAGGCTCGGGCAAGCGCACCCATGCGGCGATCCGGGGCAGCGAGCTGGTCGTGGTGCCCGACGCGCCCCACGGTCTGAATGTCAGTCATGCCGACGCCTTCAACCGCGCGCTGCTGGATTTCCTCGCGCGCTGA
- a CDS encoding helix-turn-helix transcriptional regulator: MAVKKEPLPVFSRRLREARTAVGISQRTLGIEAGLDDFVASTRVNRYETGVHQPDLQTFRRMAEVLDLPVAYFYADDDALAGLIADHHRRGRTPTR; encoded by the coding sequence GTGGCTGTCAAGAAGGAACCCCTGCCTGTCTTCAGCCGTCGGTTGCGCGAAGCGCGCACCGCGGTGGGCATCTCGCAGCGCACGCTGGGAATCGAAGCCGGACTCGACGACTTCGTCGCCAGTACCCGGGTCAACCGCTACGAGACCGGCGTGCACCAGCCCGACCTGCAGACTTTTCGCCGCATGGCCGAGGTGCTCGATCTGCCGGTGGCGTACTTCTACGCAGACGACGATGCGCTGGCTGGCCTGATCGCCGACCACCACCGTCGCGGCCGCACGCCGACGCGCTGA
- a CDS encoding transglutaminase family protein, with the protein MRLLAGCEIVVEAEDDCAVVAMLRPRSGDAQWLVSESYTFEPDVRPTEHVDPFGNLCQRLIVPKGRMRLRTELEVQTERTLAVAPWALPTPASLLADETLQYLLPSRYCPSDRAFDQAQAIVDAASPGTGHVGAIVAWIRRHIVYRYGVSDACTDALDTMTQGAGVCRDFAHVGIMLCRSLRIPARMVVGYLHGLEPMDLHAWFEAYLDGRWYTFDATQDAPRGGRIVVAHGRDAADVAFLTNYGWLRTVEMQVWVGEKT; encoded by the coding sequence ATGCGCCTGCTGGCTGGTTGCGAGATCGTGGTCGAAGCCGAGGACGACTGCGCGGTGGTTGCCATGCTGCGCCCGCGCAGCGGCGATGCGCAATGGCTGGTTAGCGAAAGCTACACGTTCGAGCCGGATGTCCGCCCGACCGAGCACGTCGATCCGTTCGGCAACCTGTGCCAGCGCTTGATCGTTCCCAAAGGCCGGATGCGCCTGCGGACCGAGCTCGAAGTCCAGACCGAACGCACGCTTGCCGTCGCGCCCTGGGCACTGCCCACGCCCGCCTCGCTGCTGGCCGATGAGACTCTGCAGTACCTACTGCCCAGCCGCTACTGCCCATCCGACCGCGCGTTCGACCAGGCCCAGGCCATCGTCGACGCCGCATCGCCCGGCACCGGCCATGTCGGCGCGATCGTGGCGTGGATCCGCCGCCACATCGTCTATCGCTACGGGGTCAGCGATGCCTGCACCGATGCGCTTGACACCATGACGCAAGGCGCGGGCGTGTGCCGCGACTTCGCCCATGTCGGGATCATGCTCTGCCGCAGCCTGCGGATTCCCGCACGCATGGTCGTGGGTTATCTGCACGGGCTCGAACCGATGGATCTGCACGCCTGGTTCGAGGCCTACCTGGACGGACGCTGGTACACCTTCGACGCCACCCAGGACGCGCCGCGTGGCGGCCGCATCGTCGTCGCGCATGGCCGCGACGCGGCCGATGTCGCCTTCCTGACCAACTACGGCTGGCTGCGGACCGTCGAGATGCAGGTCTGGGTCGGCGAGAAGACCTGA
- the treA gene encoding alpha,alpha-trehalase TreA, whose protein sequence is MSRVRLATRTAACLLFALLAACTSTGPMTTADPAQSTLAQPAPVTPDVGWPQTFAAVQAAWLFEDQKTFADAVPRRDPAQIEAAFAAAHARPGFDLRAFVDAHFVLPTSPPDTPVDPQPTLRAHIDALWPLLTRPRPAPLPHDSLLPLPHAYVVPGGRFREIYYWDSYFTMRGLVESGETAASRAMLDNFAQLIDDWGHVPNGNRSYYLSRSQPPFFSHMVMLEARDDPALAVRYLPQLRREHGYWMDGAERLAPGEAARRVVRLANGRLLNRYWDDRDVPRPESFEQDRQTASATTSRPAAEVWRDLRAGAESGWDFSSRWLDDPMRLDTIRTTTIVPVDLNSLLYHLESTIATACEQARDADCAHRYKAMADARAEAIARHLWHADGYYADYDLRTGQPRAQLTAAALFPLHAGIASPERAHRTADAVRRQLLRPGGLVTTAIDSGQQWDAPNVWAPLQWIAVDGLRRYGEHALARDIARGFIGNVQTVFERERKLVEKYDADGALQGGGGGEYPLQDGFGWSNGVTLALLALYPELERSPIETD, encoded by the coding sequence ATGTCGCGCGTTCGTCTTGCAACTCGCACCGCCGCCTGCCTGCTGTTCGCATTGCTGGCCGCCTGCACGTCCACCGGCCCCATGACGACTGCGGACCCTGCGCAATCCACGCTCGCCCAACCCGCGCCGGTCACGCCGGATGTCGGCTGGCCGCAGACCTTCGCCGCAGTGCAGGCTGCCTGGTTGTTCGAGGACCAGAAGACCTTCGCCGACGCGGTGCCGCGGCGCGACCCGGCGCAGATCGAGGCGGCGTTCGCCGCCGCGCACGCCCGCCCTGGCTTCGATCTGCGTGCATTCGTGGACGCCCACTTCGTGCTGCCCACGTCGCCGCCCGACACGCCGGTGGACCCGCAGCCGACGCTGCGCGCGCATATCGACGCGTTGTGGCCGCTGCTCACACGACCGCGTCCCGCGCCGCTTCCCCATGACAGCCTGCTGCCGCTGCCGCACGCCTATGTGGTGCCGGGCGGGCGCTTCCGCGAGATCTACTACTGGGACTCGTACTTCACGATGCGCGGCCTGGTCGAGAGCGGCGAGACCGCGGCGTCGCGCGCCATGCTCGACAACTTCGCGCAACTGATCGACGACTGGGGCCACGTGCCCAACGGCAACCGCAGCTATTACCTCAGCCGTTCTCAACCGCCGTTCTTCTCGCACATGGTCATGCTCGAGGCACGCGACGATCCCGCACTGGCCGTGCGCTACCTGCCGCAACTGCGTCGCGAGCATGGGTACTGGATGGACGGCGCCGAGCGGCTCGCGCCCGGCGAGGCAGCGCGTCGTGTCGTGCGCCTGGCCAATGGGCGTCTGCTCAACCGCTACTGGGACGACCGCGACGTGCCGCGACCCGAATCGTTCGAGCAGGACCGCCAGACCGCGTCCGCAACCACGTCACGGCCGGCGGCCGAGGTCTGGCGCGACCTGCGCGCCGGCGCCGAGAGCGGCTGGGATTTCTCCAGCCGCTGGCTCGACGATCCGATGCGGCTGGACACGATTCGCACCACGACGATCGTGCCGGTGGATCTCAACAGCCTGCTGTATCACCTGGAGTCTACGATCGCCACGGCCTGCGAACAGGCGCGGGATGCGGACTGTGCGCATCGCTATAAGGCCATGGCCGACGCGCGCGCCGAGGCGATCGCGCGCCATCTCTGGCATGCCGATGGCTACTACGCCGACTACGACCTGCGTACGGGTCAGCCGCGCGCGCAACTGACCGCCGCCGCGCTGTTTCCGCTGCATGCCGGCATCGCCTCGCCCGAGCGCGCACACCGCACCGCCGACGCCGTGCGTCGGCAATTGCTGCGCCCAGGCGGCCTGGTCACCACTGCGATCGACAGCGGTCAGCAGTGGGATGCGCCCAATGTCTGGGCACCGCTGCAGTGGATCGCGGTTGACGGCCTGCGGCGGTATGGCGAACACGCGCTCGCGCGCGATATCGCGCGCGGCTTCATCGGCAATGTGCAGACCGTCTTCGAGCGCGAGCGCAAGCTGGTGGAGAAGTATGACGCCGATGGCGCGCTGCAGGGCGGCGGCGGCGGCGAGTACCCGTTGCAGGACGGTTTCGGCTGGTCGAACGGGGTCACGCTGGCGCTGCTGGCCTTGTATCCCGAACTCGAACGCAGCCCGATCGAGACCGATTGA
- a CDS encoding winged helix-turn-helix domain-containing protein: protein MTIQVSNAVARRLFLARQGLAAPPGRALSKAGLLQLITDLGFVQVDSIGTVERAHHQILFSRNQTYRRGHLTTLLEQDRALFEHWTHDASILPTTFYPYWKHRFRRREPIIRERWRKWHGDGFDAAFEDTLAHIEANGPVLARELKEAGHASGGWWNWHPSKTALEYLWHTGKLAIAGRVNFQKVYDLAERVIPVKCYEREVAPTQFVDWACREALRRLGFATPGEISAFFDLVSPQEARDWIACHRDALCEVSLVSSDGERVRSSYAFADIATDLQDVPEPSTRVRVLSPFDPLLRDRKRTERLFGFHYRIEVFVPESKRQYGYYVFPLLEGDRLIGRIDMKAERKGSTLDVRRLWLEPGIRASAGRLDKLDAELTRLARFTGVARVHYLKGWQRAR, encoded by the coding sequence ATGACGATCCAGGTCTCGAACGCAGTCGCAAGGCGGCTATTTCTCGCGCGGCAAGGGCTTGCCGCGCCGCCGGGTCGGGCGCTGTCCAAGGCGGGGCTGCTGCAGCTCATCACCGATCTGGGCTTCGTGCAGGTGGACAGCATCGGCACGGTGGAGCGCGCCCACCACCAGATCCTGTTCTCGCGCAACCAGACCTACCGACGCGGCCATCTGACCACGCTGCTGGAGCAGGACCGTGCGCTGTTCGAGCACTGGACGCATGATGCATCGATCCTGCCGACCACGTTCTACCCGTATTGGAAGCACCGCTTCCGCCGCCGCGAGCCGATCATCCGCGAGCGCTGGCGCAAGTGGCATGGGGACGGCTTCGACGCGGCGTTCGAAGACACGCTCGCGCACATCGAGGCCAATGGACCGGTGCTCGCGCGAGAGTTGAAGGAGGCGGGGCACGCGTCGGGTGGTTGGTGGAACTGGCACCCGTCCAAGACCGCGCTCGAATACCTCTGGCACACCGGCAAGCTCGCGATCGCCGGCCGCGTGAACTTCCAGAAGGTCTACGACCTGGCCGAACGGGTGATTCCCGTCAAGTGCTACGAGCGTGAGGTCGCCCCCACCCAGTTCGTCGACTGGGCGTGTCGGGAGGCGTTGCGGCGGCTGGGCTTTGCGACACCTGGCGAGATATCCGCCTTCTTCGACCTGGTGTCGCCACAGGAGGCCAGGGACTGGATTGCATGCCATCGCGATGCGCTGTGCGAGGTCTCGCTCGTGTCCAGCGATGGCGAACGCGTGCGGTCGTCCTATGCCTTCGCCGATATCGCTACCGATCTGCAGGACGTGCCCGAGCCCTCCACGCGCGTCCGGGTCTTGAGCCCGTTCGATCCGTTGCTGCGCGACCGAAAGCGCACCGAACGGCTGTTCGGCTTCCACTACCGCATCGAGGTCTTCGTGCCGGAGTCCAAGCGGCAGTACGGCTACTACGTGTTCCCCCTTCTGGAGGGCGATCGCCTGATCGGCCGGATCGACATGAAGGCCGAACGCAAGGGCAGCACGCTGGATGTGCGTCGGCTGTGGCTCGAACCCGGCATCCGTGCCTCGGCCGGACGTCTGGACAAACTCGACGCGGAACTGACCCGGTTGGCGAGGTTCACCGGGGTTGCGCGGGTGCATTACCTAAAAGGATGGCAACGGGCGCGCTGA
- a CDS encoding TetR/AcrR family transcriptional regulator: protein MDRPPPLARLTDRKHAAILEAAVAEFRAAGFEATSMDRIASRAGVSKRTVYNHFPGKDALFLRILESMLERGVCGPDLAYRADRALRPQLLELVGQKLRLLHDPEFVDLARVAIAAGIHSPALARDLLSRLGDREEGVTVWVRAAAADGRLRTDDPAFASMQLQGLVKSFALWPQLSMGQPPLTAAQQTRVAESAVDMFLAYYG from the coding sequence ATGGACCGTCCCCCGCCCCTCGCCCGGCTCACCGACCGCAAGCATGCGGCGATCCTGGAGGCGGCAGTGGCCGAGTTCCGCGCCGCCGGCTTTGAGGCGACCAGCATGGATCGCATCGCCAGTCGCGCCGGCGTCTCCAAGCGCACCGTCTACAACCATTTCCCCGGCAAGGACGCGCTGTTCCTGCGCATCCTCGAGTCGATGCTCGAGCGCGGCGTCTGCGGACCGGACCTCGCCTACCGGGCCGATCGCGCACTGCGTCCACAACTGCTCGAACTTGTGGGCCAGAAACTGCGGCTCCTCCACGACCCGGAGTTTGTGGACCTGGCGCGGGTGGCCATCGCCGCGGGCATCCACTCGCCCGCGCTGGCGCGCGACCTGCTCTCCCGCCTGGGCGATCGCGAGGAAGGGGTGACGGTCTGGGTCCGGGCCGCGGCCGCCGATGGCCGGCTGCGGACGGACGATCCTGCATTCGCGTCGATGCAGCTCCAGGGCCTGGTCAAGAGCTTCGCGCTGTGGCCGCAGTTGTCGATGGGCCAACCACCGCTGACGGCCGCGCAGCAAACGCGCGTGGCCGAATCGGCGGTCGACATGTTCCTGGCCTACTACGGCTGA